One genomic window of Salvia miltiorrhiza cultivar Shanhuang (shh) chromosome 4, IMPLAD_Smil_shh, whole genome shotgun sequence includes the following:
- the LOC131019622 gene encoding uncharacterized protein LOC131019622, whose product MADSGSVDVILEFLKRNKFTKAEAALRSELGNRPDLNGILQKLILDDKESGRSGKELNGGVSGEEDKNTKSTGHGGETLKGSFTSSIVEASKELIVKEVDSGTGRNGSDNKWKNAGTIGKQGKLGENIVPSDKNFAFSNGLDDTVLDLYSWKYGTSNGPVTPYQNDGGSADENNFLGFQVPGKAKTNSTETLESGQVHRKSGDDASVSGEKRITWPVSVSSVSTDLTYEKKSDRKEVVDQQKMPSITCSKDDLVDNLWSRSDVSDHPSSELRKECSVKTVFQSSRGDTSTSYDSAIAVVDKQEGKRKAEVNNIRAAIKEQVDEVGRALFFGKNQGAEPKEFGALEFHLAPENQREELPRLPPVRLKSEDKPFNIHWEEKYERDAPKILDTDNAYLIGSFLDVPIGQEINTTGKRLGGGSWLSVSQGITEDTSDLVSGFATIGDGMSESIDYPNEYWDSDEYEDDDDVGYMRQPIEDETWFLAHEIDYPSDNEKGTGHGSVPDPQERSQNKNDEDDQSFAEEDSYFSGERYFQSKTVNAIVPADDPVGLSATEMYKRDTENDLITQYDGQLMDEEELNLMRSEPVWQGFVTQTNELMMLGDGKVMNELGRLQPDICMDDNQHGSVRSIGVGINSDAADIGSEVRESLVGGSSEGDVEYFQDNDIGVQVSRHSQHDSDKNAGERSKKDNNRSKTHNTEKYMMNNDKSPYAIAKNQIEGGFSFPPPRDGQLVKKSSGKALWSNQSNTILGDEAYNHGMANDDMLASWRPKSNDSSPTKSSMDERPNAGESANSSPSSLSNYGYIDRELVKKEQDVKTTGVTEEDPVASLEDEEAAAVQEQVKQIKAQEDDFETFDLKIVHRKNRTGFEEDKNFHVVLNSVIAGRYHVTEYLGSAAFSKAIQAHDLHTGMDVCVKIIKNNKDFFDQSLDEIKLLKYVNKHDPGDKYHLLRLYDYFYYREHLLIVCELLKANLYEFHKFNRESGGEVYFTMPRLQSITIQCLEALQFLHSLGLIHCDLKPENILVKSYSRCEVKVIDLGSSCFQTDHLCSYVQSRSYRAPEVILGLPYGKKIDIWSLGCILAELCTGNVLFQNDSPATLLARVIGIIGSIEQGMLAKGRDTYKYFTKNHMLYERNQDSNRLEYLIPKKSSLRHRLPMGDQGFIDFVAHLLEVNPDKRPSASEALKHPWLQYPYEPISS is encoded by the exons ATGGCTGATTCGGGTTCTGTAGATGTTATATTGGAGTTTCTGAAAAGGAACAAATTTACCAAGGCAGAGGCTGCATTGCGGAGTGAATTGGGTAACAGACCTGACTTGAATGGGATTCTTCAAAAGCTTATTCTTGACGATAAGGAGTCAGGTAGATCAGGCAAAGAATTAAATGGGGGTGTTTCTGGAGAAGAAGATAAAAACACGAAAAGTACTGGACATGGTGGGGAAACTCTTAAGGGTTCATTTACATCGAGTATTGTTGAGGCATCTAAGGAGCTAATCGTGAAAGAGGTTGATAGCGGAACTGGAAGAAATGGGTCCGACAACAAGTGGAAAAATGCTGGCACTATTGGCAAGCAGGGAAAGCTTGGTGAGAATATTGTACCAAGTGACAAAAACTTCGCCTTCTCGAATGGTTTGGATGATACTGTGCTTGATCTGTATTCGTGGAAATACGGTACAAGCAATGGTCCAGTTACTCCTTACCAGAACGATGGTGGCAGTGCTGATGAAAACAATTTTCTGGGATTCCAGGTTCCTGGAAAAGCAAAGACAAATTCAACTGAGACTCTTGAGAGTGGTCAAGTTCACCGCAAATCTGGGGATGATGCCAGTGTTTCTGGTGAAAAGAGAATCACTTGGCCTGTTAGTGTTAGTAGTGTTAGCACAGATTTGACTTATGAGAAGAAGAGTGATCGTAAGGAAGTTGTTGATCAACAAAAAATGCCAAGCATCACATGCTCGAAGGATGATCTCGTTGATAATCTCTGGTCCAGAAGTGATGTATCCGATCATCCTTCGTCAGAGCTCCGAAAAGAGTGTTCTGTGAAAACTGTTTTCCAGTCTTCCAGGGGAGATACTTCAACCAGTTATGATAGTGCTATTGCCGTTGTTGATAAACAGGAGGGTAAAAGGAAAGCAGAAGTCAATAACATTAGAGCAGCAATAAAGGAGCAAGTAGATGAGGTGGGTAGAGCTCTTTTCTTTGGGAAGAATCAGGGAGCTGAGCCCAAAGAATTTGGTGCATTAGAATTTCATCTTGCACCTGAGAACCAAAGGGAAGAGTTACCAAGGCTACCACCTGTGAGACTGAAGTCAGAAGACAAGCCTTTCAATATTCACTGGGAGGAGAAATATGAACGTGATGCACCAAAGATCTTGGATACTGATAATGCTTATCTTATTGGGTCATTTCTGGATGTACCTATTGGCCAAGAAATCAATACTACAG GAAAGAGGCTGGGCGGAGGCAGTTGGCTATCCGTGAGTCAGGGTATCACCGAGGATACTTCTGACCTGGTTTCTGGTTTTGCAACTATAGGTGATGGAATGAGTGAATCCATAGACTACCCTAATGAATATTGGGACTCTGATGAATatgaagatgacgatgatgTTGGCTATATGAGACAACCTATTGAAGATGAGACCTGGTTTCTGGCTCATGAAATCGATTACCCAAGTGATAATGAGAAGGGGACAGGACATGGGAGTGTTCCAGACCCTCAAGAAAGGAGTCAGAACAAAAATGATGAAGATGATCAGTCATTCGCTGAGGAGGATTCTTACTTCTCTGGGGAAAGGTATTTCCAGTCGAAAACTGTTAATGCTATTGTACCTGCAGATGACCCTGTTGGGCTGTCAGCTACTGAGATGTACAAGAGAGACACAGAGAATGATTTGATTACGCAATATGATGGGCAGTTGATGGATGAGGAGGAGCTCAATTTGATGCGTTCAGAACCTGTTTGGCAAGGGTTCGTCACTCAGACAAATGAACTCATGATGTTAGGGGATGGAAAGGTTATGAATGAACTGGGAAGGCTGCAACCAGACATCTGCATGGATGATAATCAACATGGTTCAGTTAGATCTATTGGTGTAGGGATCAACAGTGATGCTGCTGATATAGGCAGCGAAGTGCGAGAAAGTTTGGTTGGAGGCAGCAGTGAAGGTGATGTAGAATACTTTCAGGATAATGATATTGGTGTTCAAGTGTCTAGACACTCGCAGCATGACTCAGATAAGAATGCTGGTGAACGATCTAAGAAAGACAATAATAGATCAAAGACTCATAATACTGAGAAATATATGATGAATAATGATAAGAGTCCATATGCAATAGCAAAGAATCAAATAGAAGGAGGTTTCTCGTTTCCTCCTCCTAGAGATGGACAGTTGGTGAAAAAAAGCTCAGGTAAAGCTTTGTGGTCAAACCAGAGTAATACCATCTTGGGGGATGAAGCTTATAATCATGGCATGGCGAATGACGACATGCTTGCATCATGGAGGCCGAAAAGCAATGACTCCTCACCAACTAAGAGTTCAATGGATGAACGTCCTAATGCTGGAGAATCAGCAAATTCAAGTCCCTCATCTCTTTCAAATTATGGCTACATTGATAGGGAACTTGTAAAGAAAGAACAAGATGTGAAAACAACAGGCGTAACAGAAGAGGATCCAGTGGCGTCCCTGGAGGATGAGGAAGCTGCTGCTGTTCAAGAGCAAGTGAAGCAAATCAAAGCTCAAGAGGATGATTTTGAGACCTTCGATTTGAAAATCGTCCACAGGAAAAACAG GACTGGCTTCGAGGAGGACAAAAATTTTCATGTTGTTTTGAACTCAGTCATTGCTGGTCGTTATCATGTCACTGAGTATCTTGGATCAGCTGCATTCAGCAAAGCTATTCAGGCACATGATCTGCACACTGGCATGGATGTATGTGTGAAAATTATAAAGAACAACAAAGATTTTTTCGATCAGAGCCTTGATGAAATAAAGCTGCTCAAGTATGTAAATAAACATGATCCTGGTGACAAGTATCATCTTCTTCGGTTGTATGATTACTTCTACTATCGA GAGCATCTACTGATTGTTTGTGAATTGCTCAAAGCAAACTTGTATGAGTTCCATAAGTTTAACCGGGAATCTGGAGGAGAAGTATACTTTACAATGCCAAGACTACAG TCAATCACGATTCAATGTTTGGAAGCTCTTCAATTCTTACACAGTCTTGGCCTCATACATTGTGACCTGAAGCCTGAGAATATTTTGGTCAAAAGTTACAGTAGATGTGAGGTTAAGGTTATCGATTTAGGAAGTAGTTGCTTTCAGACCGACCATCTTTGTTCTTATGTTCAGTCTAGGTCATACCGGGCCCCCGAGGTTATTTTGGGACTTCCATATGGAAAAAAGATCGATATTTGGTCCCTTGGTTGCATCTTGGCAGAACTCTGCACAGGCAAT GTACTCTTTCAAAATGATTCGCCTGCCACCTTACTTGCTCGAGTTATTGGAATCATAGGCTCTATTGAGCAAGGGATGCTTGCCAAAGGACGCGATACTTACAAATATTTCACTAAAAATCACATGCTTTACGAAAGGAACCAG GATAGTAACAGACTGGAATACTTGATACCCAAGAAGTCATCCTTGAGACATAGGTTGCCAATGGGGGATCAAGGCTTCATCGACTTCGTTGCTCATCTGCTCGAAGTGAACCCGGACAAGAGACCTTCTGCATCAGAGGCTCTGAAACACCCTTGGTTACAGTACCCTTACGAACCCATCTCATCATGA
- the LOC131019623 gene encoding uncharacterized protein LOC131019623 produces the protein MAEEDQTTKTTPLFAAFAGGAATDSGNNATAKWLQNSSFNTDLSVINDAVAKYNLTYDEEPEEEEDAAEEINARKRPPQYEMVPSDASASSDEDLRRKSKKKKKRRKEESSASRASFSYAATLSSTSRKPGVEKWASSPTANEKEYYFDSRGDRDNLAFGSIYRMDVARYKLYNSKKVSGQNFFQRNKRACRLEGDNDVDALDSKLRSGGRYWSVKYAAIERHKDLKRMRVLAPRNHVKSSVADYIPLVDEGSDSGRVSSAEVVEESWEDEVSRKTKEFNKMTREHPQDESLWLAFAEFQDKVASKQSHKGARLQILEKKISILEKATEINPESEDLLISLMKAYQSRDSTDTLIRRWEKILTSNSGSCKLWKEFLRVLRGEFSRFKVSEIRKMYANAIQALAGACIKQHRQAHPSDNATSIDPTIVQLELGLVDVFIGLCRFEWQAGYQELATALFQAELEYSLFSPFVLSEQSKQRLFQHFWSGNGARIGEDGALGWLTWIEKEEEQRQRLISEEASDAVEEGGWTGWFDPSSETKEIEMPGITNEGQVVEEELNDELDSSDVEQKDDVESLLKALGIDAAAEADIKIKDTETWTKWSKAEITRDFDHWMPLRANSDQVSHDDATAEAEDDEQILSIILYEDVSDYLFSLKSEEARFSLVSQFIDFFEGRIAQWTCTNSSSWIAKTLSLESPPCSLLEDLGKVHDVLVRKSTNLRSFSLELLLKSSDDSNMRTNMMKFLRNAILLCLKVFPKNYILEEAALVAEELSNTRMNSTSYSVTPCRALAKTLLKNNRQDVLLCGVYAKREAFYGNIDHSRKVFDMALSSVEGLPLDVRSNASLLYFWYAEVELANDSSESSDSSCRAIHILSCLGSGTRYTPFKGQLSSVQQLRARQGFKDRIRMLSSTWAHGVIDDHSAAFISSAALFEELTSGWACALEILEKSFTMVLPERRRNSRQLEFLFTYYVRMLDRNHMELKLSGVWESIVKGLQLYPFNPHLHYALVEISYLYTSPNKLRWTFDDHCRKNPSAITWLYALAFEMSTGGSQHRIRGLFERALEDDKLHNSVILWRCFIEYERSVACNNSGAKRVFFRATHACPWSKKLWLDGFLKLNSVLSVKELSDLQEVMREKELNLRTDIYEILLQDDEMDA, from the exons ATGGCGGAAGAGGACCAAACTACCAAAACGACGCCGCTCTTCGCCGCTTTCGCCGGCGGTGCCGCCACTGATAGTGGCAACAACGCTACGGCGAAATGGCTGCAGAACTCCAGCTTCAACACCGACCTCTCCGTCATAAACGACGCCGTTGCCAAATACAACCTCACCTACGATGAGGAACCggaggaagaagaagacgcAGCGGAAGAAATTAATGCCAGGAAACGGCCGCCGCAGTACGAGATGGTGCCGTCAGATGCTAGCGCTTCTTCGGATGAAGACCTTAGGAGGAAGagtaaaaagaagaagaaaaggagaAAGGAGGAGTCGAGCGCTTCGCGTGCATCGTTTAGCTATGCCGCAACACTATCCTCTACTTCGAGGAAACCAGGTGTTGAGAAATGGGCGTCTTCTCCTACTGCTAATGAGAAAGAGTACTACTTTGATTCCCGTGGAGATCGCGATAATTTAGCCTTTGGTAGCATCTACAG AATGGATGTTGCTCGTTATAAGCTTTACAATTCTAAGAAAGTATCTGGACAGAACTTTTTCCAGCGGAATAAAAGAGCTTGTCGTTTGGAGGGGGATAATGATGTTGATGCGTTAGATAGCAAACTCAGGTCAGGGGGGCGCTATTGGTCGGTAAAATATGCTGCTATCGAGCGTCATAAGGACTTGAAACGAATGCGAGTTCTTGCTCCTAGAAACCATGTCAAGAGCTCGGTTGCTGATTATATCCCCTTAGTTGATGAAGGTTCTGATAGTGGACGGGTATCTAGTGCTGAAGTAGTTGAAGAGTCCTGGGAAGATGAGGTCTCGCGGAAAACAAAGGAGTTCAATAAGATGACAAGGGAACATCCTCAGGACGAGAGTCTGTGGTTGGCCTTTGCGGAGTTTCAAGACAAGGTGGCGAGTAAACAGTCTCATAAAGGTGCTCGCCTACAGATCCTTGAGAAGAAAATCAGTATTCTGGAGAAAGCAACTGAGATTAATCCAGAGAGTGAAGATTTACTTATTTCTCTTATGAAAGCTTATCAGAGCAGAGATAGCACCGATACGCTGATTAGGAGATGGGAGAAGATACTTACATCCAATTCTGGAAGTTGCAAGCTGTGGAAAGAATTTTTGCGGGTTCTCCGGGGTGAATTTTCCAGATTCAAGGTTTCTGAGATAAGGAAAATGTATGCAAATGCTATCCAAGCCTTGGCTGGTGCTTGCATAAAGCAGCATAGGCAG GCTCATCCATCCGACAATGCAACATCAATTGATCCGACTATTGTTCAACTGGAGCTTGGTTTGGTCGATGTTTTCATTGGTCTTTGCCGCTTCGAGTGGCAGGCAGGTTACCAAGAATTGGCAACTGCTTTATTTCAGGCAGAGCTTGAGTATAGTTTGTTTTCTCCATTTGTTCTCTCGGAACAAAGTAAGCAAAGACTGTTTCAGCACTTTTGGAGTGGTAATGGTGCCAGAATCGGGGAAGATGGAGCCCTTGGATGGTTAACTTGGATAGAGAAGGAGGAAGAACAGAGACAGAGGCTTATCTCTGaggaggcctcagatgcagtTGAGGAAGGTGGTTGGACAGGTTGGTTTGACCCATCATCCGAGACTAAGGAAATTGAAATGCCAGGAATTACTAATGAGGGACAGGTGGTTGAAGAGGAATTAAATGATGAACTGGACTCGAGTGATGTTGAGCAGAAGGATGATGTTGAATCTCTGCTTAAAGCACTTGGCATTGATGCTGCTGCTGAAGCTGATATAAAGATCAAAGATACAGAAACATGGACTAAGTGGTCAAAGGCAGAAATCACAAGAGATTTCGATCATTGGATGCCTCTTCGTGCTAATTCTG ATCAGGTTTCTCATGATGATGCCACTGCTGAAGCTGAAGATGATGAACAAATTTTGAGCATAATATTGTATGAAGATGTGAGCGATTACCTGTTCTCACTCAAGTCTGAGGAAGCCCGATTTTCTCTTGTCTCCCAGTTTATAGATTTCTTCGAAGGAAGGATAGCTCAGTG GACTTGCACAAACAGTTCAAGTTGGATTGCAAAGACACTTAGTTTAGAAAGTCCTCCCTGTTCTCTTCTAGAGGATTTGGGAAAAGTGCACGATGTTCTGGTGAGGAAGTCAACCAATCTAAGAAGTTTTAGCTTGGAGCTACTTTTAAAAAGTTCAGATGACTCGAATATGAGGACTAATATGATGAAATTTCTCCGAAATGCTATCTTACTTTGTTTGAAAGTGTTTCCAAAAAACTACATCTTGGAGGAAGCTGCTCTTGTTGCTGAGGAGTTATCAAACACAAGGATGAATTCAACAAGTTATTCTGTGACACCATGTCGAGCTCTGGCCAAGACTTTACTGAAAAATAATAGGCAG GATGTTTTGCTATGTGGAGTTTATGCTAAAAGAGAAGCGTTCTATGGGAATATTGATCATTCCAGGAAGGTTTTTGACATGGCTCTATCATCTGTTGAGGGGCTTCCACTG GATGTTCGGTCAAATGCATCTCTGTTGTACTTCTGGTATGCAGAAGTTGAGCTTGCAAATGATTCTTCAGAAAGTTCTGACTCCTCATGCCGTGCAATACATATCTTATCTTGCTTAGGCAGTGGAACAAGATATACTCCATTTAAAGGACAATTGTCAAGTGTCCAACAACTTAGAGCCCGCCAGGGGTTCAAAGATCGTATAAGAATGTTGAGTTCAACATGGGCACATGGTGTCATAGATGATCATTCTGCTGCTTTTATCAGTTCAGCAGCTTTATTTGAAGAGCTGACGTCTGGATGGGCCTGTGCTTTAGAAATTCTGGAAAAGTCTTTTACAATGGTGCTTCCAG AGAGGAGGAGAAATAGCCGACAGCTTGAATTCTTGTTTACCTATTACGTGAGGATGCTTGACAGAAATCACATGGAACTTAAGCTTTCAGGAGTTTGGGAATCTATTGTGAAAGGGTTGCAGTTATATCCATTTAACCCGCATCTTCACTATGCTTTAGTTGAAATCAGCTATCTCTACACTTCACCCAATAAATTGCGGTGGACTTTTGATGATCATTGCCGAAA AAACCCATCTGCCATTACATGGCTTTACGCGTTGGCATTTGAGATGAGTACTGGAGGCTCCCAGCACAGAATACGCGGACTTTTTGAAAGGGCGTTGGAGGATGACAAATTGCACAATTCAGTGATTCTCTGGCGCTGTTTCATTGAATACGAGAGGAGTGTAGCATGCAATAATTCTGGAGCTAAAAGAGTGTTCTTTCGTGCAACACATGCATGCCCCTG GTCGAAAAAGCTGTGGCTTGATGGTTTTCTCAAACTGAATTCAGTATTGTCTGTGAAAGAGCTGTCGGACCTCCAAGAAGTCATGCGAGAAAAGGAACTCAATCTCAGGACTGATATATATGAGATTTTATTGCAAGATGATGAGATGGATGCTTAG